The stretch of DNA ACCAAACAAAGACACGTTTAATGGCCCTAGGGTCTAATTTTCCTTCTAATTGGTGAGCATAGGCTTCACACCCAAAGACTCTTAGATAAGTTAAGTTTAATTTTCTCCTAGTCCATGTTTTCTCAGGGCACCTAAGGTTGGTCACTATCAAAGGGCTCCTATTCACTAATTGAGTAGCAGTAGATAaagcttctccccaaaaagttTTAGGCATtccaataataaataaaaggcACCTGACCTTTTTTAATagggttctattcatcctctTAGCAACTTCATTTTGCTGAGGGATGTTCTTTACTGTCCTATGCCCAAATATGCCATGGGTGTTGCAACATTCATCAAACTCCCTATTGCAAAACTCCAATCCATTGTCTGTTCttagaattttaatatttttatcagtTTGGTTTTCAATTAAGGTcttccatgttttaaatttttcaaaggtTTGATCCTTagtttttagtaaaaatatccaAACCTTTCTAGTAAAATCATCAACAATGGACAAGAAATATTTGTTACCACCCTGAGAGAGGATTTGGGAAAGACCCTAAAGGCTTACATGTAAGTATTCCAGGCATGCCTTCGCTAGGTGAGTTCTTTTTTGGAAGCTCAACATGTGTTTCTTACCTAGAGTACAAGGTTCATAGAAGCCAAGGAGTTTGCAGACACTAGACCAAGGTAATCTTGGTTTGACAGTGCTTACAGCCCTTTCTGGCTCATATGACAAGTCTTAAATGCCAGAGATCTGTTCTATCAGATTTAGCTACACATGCAGATGATATATGACAATAACCATTCAAGACATATAATCCATGCTTCTTAATACCGGTAATAACCAGATCATCATTTTTGAACACATGGATGAAACCATTTTCAGCTTtataaaaaaaccctaattcatCCAAGGTACCAAGAGAGATCGAATTTCTTTTTAAACCAGgcacatatcttacatcatTTAACATTCTGATTTTGTTATCATGTAATTTCAGAGAGATATCACCTATACCTTGAATACTAATGAATGATTATTTCCCATATAAACAGTTCTAGTTTCTCTAGTgctaaagttttgaaaccattCAATGTTTGGACACATATGAAAAAAGCACATTGAATCCACTATCCATTCATTAGCAGTAGAAgaacatgatacatttaaaaCTTCAGCTAAAGCATTAGAGCTACTAGCAGCTATAGTTGCATTCCCCCATTATTTctgttttttaataaaatcataacagTATTTCTTGATGTGTCCCTCCTTCTCACAGTGATAACATTTCCATGTAGTTTgcttttgttttcccttcttttctttttgtttaccCTTAGGTCCCAAACCCCTATTCTGATCAGTGTTAAAATCATTGTGCCTTTTTTCAAACTTTCTTTAACAAACAGATTATTACCAAGCCTTTTAGAAGTATGTAATTCTAATTCCATAGCCTTAATTATAGAGATTTCAAGTTCTAAAGTAGGCACAATACCAGTATACTGTAAAGCATGTTAAGCACATTATAATCATCAGATAATGAATTTAACAGTATCATTGCCTCACTCAGTACCCCTTAACAacaatgtaagtttagtaaattcatctatattttcatccatagattttgatgcattcattttgaaattgaatagCATGCCtttcaaataaactaaattaggaGCAGAAACGACAGCATAGAGAGATTCAAGTCTATTCCAAAGATTAAAAGGGTTAGTCATACCGTCTACCTTTCTAATCACAGTATCCCCCAAATGGAGGAATATCAAATTGAATGCCTCCTCACTTATCTCATTGGTCCTAGCATTTTGCTCATTGGACCATTTTTTATCATCTGGCTCCATTGCAATAAGCACTTTATGATTAGAGAGTaaaactctcattttctttttccaattgTTGAAATCTCCTTTCTCATCAAAtattccgatttcaaatcgagTTGTTGTCATCTTTGCCTTGCACGAAGGTATCCTAAGAAAACCCTAAACACTGACAGAGACACACAGTAAACACCCACTAACCGAGACTCTTCAGAAAACCCTAGAGATTCAGACAGGACGATCGGCACGAAGAAAACCCTAGATTTGAACACATCGACTTTGAGAGGATCAAAAACCTAAACAATGCGTATCAAAGAAATGGCTCTGATAGCACTTGCTGGGCAAAAAAAATAGTAAACAAGCCACACACAAACACAGCCTTGATACCACTGAAAACCTTTAGACCCAACCATAGAGACTCAATCGGAAGCATAAACCATAAGCATAAAACATGCACatagcaaaaaaaaagaagagaaagtaaCACAGAGAGATTTACTGTGGTTTGCGCCAAATCGAgactacgtccacgttgagctctagtaagaagagctcactgcactatatgAGAAAAGAGATTACACCAACGAGAAAAACGACTCACAAATACTCTCTATACATCACTGGTTCGCTAACAAAATGCCCACTAATCACTAATACAGATTAGTGGCTCAACCTATCGAAccagaaaacaaagaagaaaatatatatagagcTTTATAGAGCAAAAACGAAGGAACCCACAAGGCACCCCCTCGACTAATCGAGaaatcctccaatttttccttcTTGCTTTGGCTATCACTTCAAATCCCGATGCGAGAGATAAATAGCAATTCTGGACGGCTGGGATGGAGCTTCATAAGGTAAGTTGGATGGCCAAGATTGGATCGTGCAACACGATCGATATTCCCACGAAAGAGAGCAATCAGGCGCCATCTAGAGGCGAGGATGGTTGTCACGTGGCCATCCAGCAAGCACCATAAGGGAGCCCGAGGTTGCCGATTGTGGCCCTCCACTTCCTTGActcaaaacgacatcgtttgaTGTTCACCAATAACAATTTTCAATGGTGATGTTGAGGTTTGATATATTCCTTTAGAATATAAAGTGCTGATATCTTCGCAAAGAGTCTTTCTGCTTGTCGATTCCAATTTCTTTGTAGCCTTTCTTCTCTgtactctctctttctctctgtgtTCATCTCTTACTTCTCTATTCTTGCAACATAGAACTTTTCTCTTAATACTgtaaagggaaattctatcccCGGCCCGTCaaattactcttcacagcccACACCATGCAAAATTCtacactaattttaaaattctcattttagcCCCATAGCCCACTACCTCCTCCGACCACCCCAACCGTCGCCTcacctctctttttctcctgcACCAcaaacacacatacacacaaacacaccaCACAcactctccctccctctctctatgCAATGGTTGTGAGCCGtatcaaagaaagagagagagagagacaaagagtGGGTCGGCTGCCATGCCTgacccccccacacacacacatacaccatatatatatatatatacacacacacacacacacatatatatacacacacacatgatTTCATGGctgcggctgccatggccgacccactctctgtctctctctctctttctgatACGGCTCACGACCATTGcacagagagagggagagtatgtggtgtgtttgtgtgtatatggtgcgggagaaaaagagaggtgAGGCGACGGTCGGGGTGGTCGGAGGAGGTAGTGGGTTGGGGctaaaatggaaattttaaaattagtgtaGAATTTTGCATGGTGTgggctgtgaagagtaatttGACGGGCTAGGGATAGAATTTCCCTACTGTAAATTGCTACACAAGTTGTTCATGATAGGGATAGAATTTCCCTACTGTAAATTGCTACACAAGTTGTTCATGATGATTGGAATTGACGATATATTCATTATGTAATGACAATATGTCTGGTTCACATGGTTATTATATCTGTACCTGCTAGTTAATTCCTTTTTATAGTTTCAAGGTGTTTGGGACTTGTATTCTATTCTATTGCATGCTTCGTTTGTTAGGATCGGCATCTTCAGGTCTTGTTGGACTCTGGCCGCCAAGAAATGCTGTATTGTCTTTGCATGAAAACTGTTATAGATCATAAACTACACAGCGCAGCAGGCAGCAGCATGCTGATTGCGTATTCAATGGTCAAGAGAGACTTGTGCTTCCGAGCTCTTTCAACTTTTAGGTGCCTGTTACTAATATGCGTGTATATATCAAATTCGCTAAATGGAAAATTGATAATTTCATACAAAAATCTTTCATCTATAAAATCGGTGGTGGCTTTTgtaattgattttgatttttttccttttcaatatTAACAAAGTCATTTTATTCCTATGAGATTTTGATGGTATTAGCATGATTTCTTATACTCACTGGGTTTGCTCCTAGTTTATGGACAACATTTGGAGCTTGGGATGCCTTCAAAACTGCAGCCTGGTGTTTTGGTGGTTTTCGGGAGTTTCTGGCCGCGAATCTGTATTTGGAATCAAATTTGCTGAAATACtctttccctttatttttggccttttctttttctttcttttttttttaaacaaatttccggtttttatttttattttataagaggTCACGTTTTTTCTTTGCACGGACTTTTTACAATACAACTGTGTGATCAGGTCATGTTCATGCATCTGTGAACCAAAGCAAACAATACTCTTGTTAAACATAATCATTTCAAGACCAATTTAGTTcctatttgtttttaatttatattttgataacaaaGTTCACATTCTGCCAAAAGTAATAGTCAAGAGGGAAAATCCATGCTATTCAAAACACAAACACCCTCATCTCAAGCAGGTAATTTTAGCTACTTTGGCGAGGATAATCAAgaacttttctttctttggcAAAAAATATGATTCCACTTAATAGTTGCAGAACATACACCTTTTTTAATAGTATAAAGAGTTAAATCGGAGTTAAACTGATCTTAACAAAGTTAAACACACTTAAAAGAATCTCGATATGATTTCGTGATAGCATTATGAGTCCCCTTTCGCCCTTTAAACCCAGATATACACATGGTAGAAGACCGCATCACATCAGGACTTAAAAGGGGAGAGAAGAAGCTAGGGGACTCAAATACAAAAACTCTAGCACAAAAATACAACATCCAGCTATCTAGACTACCAAAGTGACAGTACCATAGGTTTTCACCAAAGAGAAAAGATTACATGCGTTTGTGTGGGTAGTTGGCACTAGAGTCCAAACTGCCTGAAGTGGAATAACCATTAGCAATAGGCATGGACAATGAAATAGGCATCTCGGCACATTATTTGGCATTATAAATGGGATTTTGCTCATACATAGCATAGCATCAAGAGAGCtttgatttctcaaaatgtcTGTTTCAATGGTGTTGCCAGCAACTATCTCCGGAAATGAGAGCTCGCTCATTCTCAAAAATTCCTTCAATGGTCTCAGAAATCCCATAAAAACGCCATCGAGATATGTTAAACTTGTTTCTACCAAAGTTCAGGAGACTCACGTTGTACACTCACCGCTTGTGCAGCCACTACATGTTGAAGAATCCACAGGCAGCCCAGACAACTACCAAGTTTCAGATTTTCAATTCGAAGAATACATGAAGAAGAAGGCAATTGACGTGAACAAAGCGCTAGATGAGGCAGTTCCATTACAGGAACCGGTAAAGATTCACGAGGCTATGAGGTACTCTCTTCTTCCTGGGGGAAAGCGTGTAAGACCGGTCCTGTGCATCGCTTCCTGTGAGTTGGTGGGAGGAGATGAGTTGCTGGCGATCCCTATGGCTTGTGCTGTGGAAATGATCCACGCCATGTCACTTATCCACGATGACCTGCCATGCATGGACAACGATGGCCTTCGGAGAGGCAAGCCCTCCAACCACAAGGCTTTTGGCGAAGCCATGGCTATTCTAGCTGGTGATGCTCTCCTTTCCCTTGCTTTCGAGCATGTAGCAGCGAGGACTGTTCATGTTTCACCTGACCGGGTGGTTAGAGCAATTGCTGAACTGGGTTCAGCGGTTGGGTCAGAAGGGCTTGTGGCGGGGCAAGTTGTGGACATTTGTAGTGAAGGGAAGCAAGTGAATTTGAATGAGCTGGAATACATTCATGTGCACAAAACAGCCAAGCTCCTGGAGGCTTCAGTAGTATGTGGGGCGATCATGGGAGGAGGGAATGTGAATGAGGTGGAGAGGCTGAGGAAGTATGCTAGGTGTATTGGGTTGTTGTTTCAGGTGGTTGATGATGTTTTGGATGCCACCAAGTCATCGGAGGAGTTGGGGAAGACTGCAGGGAAGGATTTGGCCACCAATAAGGCGACCTATACGAAGCTGATGGGCCTGGACAAGGCTCAGAAGTTTGCCAGTGAACTCTTGACCAAAGCCATGGAAGAGCTTCACTACTTCGACCCAAAAAAGGCTGCACCACTATATCACTTGGCTAACTACATTGCTCATAGACAAAATTAGTCTATTGTAAGAATTGTTCTCTATTTTGCTTGCTGGAAAGGGGGTGTATAATGTATGTAAAAGTGGAACAAATATTTGTTATCCAGTGCATATAATGCAAGTAATTCTACACATATGCAAGtaatttttgtgtaaattattttgttgaaatttctaaaaaacaagaaaaaaataaaagcacagCCCCAATCATCAAATCCAGTTAAGCTCATATGCACAACCTATGGGAGAAATTGAAAGTTTGCCCTTTAATTTGGGCAAATGCATTGAGCCGATGATATGTACAATTAAACAAGAACTAGATTTCGTTTCAAGGCTAGTATACAGACCTTATCAGTAGCTTACAGTATTAAGCCTTTCTATTATTTCTCTCTCCCGTAGAAATGTAGACAACAAGAGTTGAAGGTCAGATGACTAGCAGGAATTAACCCATCACTTTTGGTCGCCAACCCTCAATCACATCCTGTGTCAATGCCCGTGTTTTGACAAATGAATCCATGGAGAATATGGTCTGCATTTAAAGATTTGTACAAAGGAATAAAAACATATTGGCAAAAAACTATCCACCGTTAGCTGTTCACATAAATTAAGGCATGAAACAATCTGAAATGAGCACTAAATTTTTatggaaagacaacattttCATGACAGATTGGCAACTAGAACCGATTAAAAACCAAGAGTTCCCATAATACATTAACGAAAGTCTGTGTGTAATGGAGAGGGTAAGCTAAAAAACTTGTAGTATAGTGGAGAGTGtaactaaaaaaaaactaatataaaCTTAAAACCTGCAAAATAATATGATGAATGCTTGCAATATACAAGTAAATGTGTCCAAGGCTGGACTTATTTACCTTCATGTAGGACTTCACATAAGGAAGTGAATCTGGAACAGACCAATTTTTGTAGTGCCCCAGTGCAATCTCTAAGTGGTATAGCTTTGGTCCAAGGGACAAGTCTGCAGCAGATACTGCTTTTCCATTCACAAAAGGGCCCTTTTAAACAAGAACAGAGCATAAATATGAGATGCATTCTTTTCTGTTTTACTTCATAAAGAATATAACTCCACCTACAGATTCTTATCTACTATTGGTCCCAAGCCTGAATAAAAGAGGAGGTTGTGTTAAGTAGCCGACAGTCAACATAAAActcatcaaataaataaaataaatatgaattctaAACAAATGAAAAACTGTTTGGTGAGAGACACTTAGGTTTGATATTAAGTATAGGAGTCTTACAAAAGATATAGCAACGGATAGAAATGAATAGaaatctagaatttatgtagtgGACTACTGGAATAAAAGATTGACATGTTGTAGTTGTGTtcaaaaagaatataataatcAATGTGATGTTTTTAATCTCCCCATGCACTTGGGAAAAAGAGATAATGTTGTAAAGAGATGAACAAATGAACAAAGGACAGCAAGTAGCTGCCAGCAGAAGTTGACTGCCCAAGTATACGACAAACTTTAACGCTATTTTGATAGGATGGGGACAGGTGGATGTTAAGGTGAATAAGCTTCAGTACTTGAAGGCCAATATTATTCCCAAACAAAGAAATAAACATAAGaatgcaaaaaagaaataaacataatctaataatgataatgtcatAACACATGACTCACATTTTCTTTGAGATAATCATTGAAAGCAGTCAGTTCGCCGAGCAATGCTTGCTCTGTTCCATCATTGGGGTCTTTGCTTTTAAGAAAACCAATGAAGGTGGAAAAGATCTTTGATCCACTGCAAAAGAAGATTAAATACATGAAAGCAGTTGTTTCTCACTATATCACAATCAGTTGTTCTGCATTACCTGAGAATGCAATTTGACATCAACTTGAGAAAAACAATGTAATAAAATAGATGACAGGAAATACAATTCTTACAGATGTGCAAAGTTGACAGCTCAGTAAAAGGGAATTCCTAGTACCCGAGACTCCCCATTTTGAGAGGTTAGAAGACAATTCTTTTTTGTACACAATCTTacccttgttttctttttttgcaaagagATTGTTTCTATAACTTGAACCCATGACCTTTCAGTTACAAAGGAGCAACTTTATGTTTGACAACTCAGTGTACCACGTTATTCTAAATGCTCATTCAATTAACTAAGACACCTAGGTATGTGTTCAGTCACATAATAAGTGGGTGGATGCCAAAAATGTCTACTATTGGTGAAAGTAAAATGTCCAATTTAGATTCTCCAAACTTTTATTAGAAGAGGATCCGAGGCAAATTTtaaagatacttatcatgaacATGTGCTACAATATAATTGCCTGCCAACTACATTTCCAAGAAAAACTAAGTTTGATCCTGATTTCCTCTTATTTATACCATATTAGAGATGGGCATTCAAATTCCATTTTCCTTCTTATCTTATTCACTCAAAACTTCTCAAGTCACAAATCCTATTTGCATATTTCAACAAAACATTTGGACATCAATGTGAACACTAAAGTTGTGGCAAACTTCTACTAGGTCAAATCCATGCTCAGTTGGGAGGCTTCTCAACTTGTATTTCAGAGCATCTACAAGCAATAGAAAAACTGAAATTTTCCAGCTCAATGCAGCTCATAAAGCAGCAAAATGCTAACTACTTGTGAAAATCTCAATCATAAACTCCACTCCAAACTCATTTAGCAGCAAGCTCAATGATGTGAGCAAGCATGCACTAAAGGAAACTGAACATACACTGAAGCCTTCTCTGGCGGTGTTGCCAAAGGTGGATTAGGGAACTTCTCTTCCAATGCTTGGGTGATGACATCCGAATCCGCAATCCACTTCTCATCAATTTTTATCACTGGAACTTTACCCTCTGGACTTATCTCCAAGAACCTAGACTCAGAAAATGATAGCGTAAGGTCAAAACCTCGAGCAAGACGAGGTGTTCCCATTGCATATATGGGAAACAGGTAAATCAAAATTAGTTGACATAAGGACCGATTACTATAATTCATTACCACTCTGGTTTTTTGGCCAGATCAACCAGCTTCATGTCATAAGGCAGATGCTTCTCCTCCAGAGTCAGCAAAACCCTTTGCGTAAAGGGGCCTGAAAGAACAATAACACCAAACAATTATAAATCCAAGTTTGGTTCCTGACAAAATACTGGAAAGTAGGAACTGAAGATGAAAACTTTAAGGGACTTACAGTCGCCGAGCTTGTTAGGGGTAGTGAGGGAAGCTTTGACGCAGACCTCGAGGGGGTCGGAGACGGCCGAAGAGGACACGGTGAGGCTCCTCTTGATCGTACGTCGCCTCCTGTGGCCCAAATTTGAGGTCAAAATGGGGCGGCTGCGAGCGAAATGGAGGTTGCCGGCAAGGTTTTCGATGGTTGTCGCAAGAGGCGAGGCAAAGGGATGTAGCCTGGCGGTCGACATTGCCTCCCCGCTGCGGCTCAGCTTCGATTGGATTGCTACCTTTTGTTCTTTGGCCTAAGCGCCGTcagatatatatattgattCTGTTCCTTTTGCCGTTGATGAGTGGACACGCCGACAGTTGAAGCAAAGAATACTAAGATATTACGTGTTGCCCTCGTGGTTTGGGCTGGATATACTTTTACCCCCTTACATTTAataaaatgttacaaataagCCCCTCAGTCGAAGTGTAATTTATAGACAATAGGCAGTGCGAGTGTCtgtaaatgaacagaggcattACTATGGTCAGTTTAATTTGGATttgtttaagtttatttttacttatataaataaatttggatttaatttttaaatttaatcaatGAATGAGttagaatttgagttttaagaATGCTTAATTTGTTTCGACTAACATATAAGTTTGTTTAAGTACTCAAATGTTAAAGGTTTGGGCTCATTTGTAAATAAGGGTGACAAAATTACTCGTGTCTCAAATATTCGAGGGGTTCGACTCGAATGGGCACATATAAGAAAAGTTTTTACATTGTAAGGGTGAGTATATGAGAAATTTGTGCTTGTTGGCAAGCATGAGGTGGACACAGGTTTTATGGTATCCACCTTGTAGGGATGCCTATCCCATCCCcattaacttatattttttaattttgtattttcatcaaataatcatcttaattaaaattaaactgcTTATTTCTAACTTTTTAGAGATTGActccttgtcttcttcttcttcttcttctccaattcaGCAATTCCCAACCCAAGTCCAATGAACAACTTCTCATCTTCTCCAATTCTTTTTCTTAATGACTATTGCTCACACTGCAAAGAAACTGTTGCTTATTCTACCAAGGTTAAGGCACCtatctcatctttttcttccctgACCATAACGACTTTTTGTCTTCTCTGGTCTTCACTACATTTGTGATGGTTATGAACGCCGCTTTCATCCACCTTAGCCCACAGTTTAAAGTCTTCcctttgttttattaatttattttaggtaaaaaatgttgacaacaatCTTAAATGCTAAACATGATCGTTCTATCCAAGATCATCAATGTCTTCCACTAGTTGTCATCTTAAATATGGACTCTCAAGTAAGCATTGATTCAAATCCAACTTTGGCCAAACCAACTACTTGTTTAAGTCCAATTGAAGAACGAGAAGAAACAGGCCGAAAAAAGACAATTGAGATCAATCTATGGACTCATTTCAATAGACAGAAACTTGACAGGAAGTGGAAAACaatttgtaattattgtaagaaAAAACTTGGAGAAGACACAGCCACTTGAAATATCATTTCAAAGTTTGTCCATTGAGGACTCAAAAGGAcataaaatagatatttttgaaactctaaaatatatatatatatatatgtgtgtgtgttgttttttttatttcttaataagGTTCGAGGCTATGATGATTTTTTGGGTGAGTTTTAATCTTCATAAACTTCGGTTCGAGATAGAAGAACCCAAGTCCGTCACCATTTTTTTAGGCAGCCTattttagaagtcgggccacaagCCCACTCCTCACTTTGAAGGAGAAATGGGCTTCGGCCCATTCACTTAAGTAGGGGTGAAGCCCACTTATCTTAGCCCATTAGCCCTCATATAAAAGGGCATTCTTTGCCCTCTTTTTGGCCAAACCCTAGCCCTTTCTCTCGTGTTTCATTTTTTCTTGGCTGATAGCttcatctcttttttctttgttcatttgatTATGAGAGGGGTTTTCTTGCCTTCTGGGGTTGATCCATCATTCCATGTATACAATCGTCTTTCCTTGCGTGTGAACGGCAATCATTCGATGTCGATTGTAATCTTTATATATTTGAGATTGAGATCTTCTTTTGGGGTAAGCTTTTCTCTTGACTTTGTGTTTTCTACTTTGTCTTTGTGACTGATCTACCTTCTATGGTAACTTACTATGAGTGGTTTTGATCGCTTGGATGAGAGAGGATTTCATTGAGTTCAGCCGAGAGGTGTTTGGGCTTTCTGGGCTTATGGTTTGAGAGCTTtgtttgtggcttgtggttcttATTCGTTGGCATTACCAAGAATGGTGACTGGTTCTTTCAGATCTGAATCTTGAACGTTATTAAACAATGAGTTTTCATTATGTTTCTTACGTTCTTTATTTTGATCTATATTTAGTTCGATTTATTGCACTAACCCTTTTTGTTTTGTAGAGATTTTTCGCAATAATATGAATGATGGTAAAGTATCTCTTAAGGCATATAATTTTGATCAAGATCATGCAAGGAAGAAGTTTGCTAATATGATCATATTACGTAAGTATCCCATATTAATTGTTGAATATGTTGGGGTTAGAAGATTTGCAAGTAGTCTCCAACCCATGTGTTGAATTAGTTGCATGGTTCTTTGAATTAGTTGCATAATTCTCTATAATATTGTCGTAAGTTTCGATGCTTAACAGAACAAACTTAAAGATTGTAAAATGAAcccttgaaatttaattttttttaaacaattgaaAGACTTTAGAAAGTGTTACTCGAGTATTTGTCTAAGTCAaaatatgttactcaactatCTAAGTCAAATTCTAAAGATATAGATAAGTATTATTCGAGTATTGAGAAATATTACTCgagtattttacaaaaaaaaaaagaagattacAAATTTAATCAAGTATCAATCTGTACTACttgagtattttatttaaaattgctATCACCACTAATATGTAGAGTTCAAGCATTTAAAAGAGAGGTTTCATGCTATTACAACACACTTTGTGGATgacttttgaattttatatagTCGAATAGTGAGGTAATTTACATTGTTAAgtatatacatattttgtaaaacttatttcatattatatttaatttattatgcgTACTCCATTTTGTTGCAATCATCTTTGACTTTGATTTATGTTAAAacattattaacatttttttctattttgtgtaGATTTATCTATGTGCCTTTCCACACAAATCTAGGTACTTTGTTGTAGTcttattgattgattgattggtagGAATCTTGATACATAATTATCCATATTGGCAATAAATAATTGTTCTATTAATGACTTACTAATTACCATGttatctaaatttattat from Diospyros lotus cultivar Yz01 chromosome 6, ASM1463336v1, whole genome shotgun sequence encodes:
- the LOC127804288 gene encoding geranylgeranyl pyrophosphate synthase, chloroplastic-like, producing the protein MASDPVNFSNSMSCDSDQNLSSIQSGVNFSSLGKPLHVEESTGSPDNYQVSDFQFEEYMKKKAIDVNKALDEAVPLQEPVKIHEAMRYSLLPGGKRVRPVLCIASCELVGGDELLAIPMACAVEMIHAMSLIHDDLPCMDNDGLRRGKPSNHKAFGEAMAILAGDALLSLAFEHVAARTVHVSPDRVVRAIAELGSAVGSEGLVAGQVVDICSEGKQVNLNELEYIHVHKTAKLLEASVVCGAIMGGGNVNEVERLRKYARCIGLLFQVVDDVLDATKSSEELGKTAGKDLATNKATYTKLMGLDKAQKFASELLTKAMEELHYFDPKKAAPLYHLANYIAHRQN
- the LOC127804289 gene encoding glutathione S-transferase DHAR3, chloroplastic, which translates into the protein MSTARLHPFASPLATTIENLAGNLHFARSRPILTSNLGHRRRRTIKRSLTVSSSAVSDPLEVCVKASLTTPNKLGDCPFTQRVLLTLEEKHLPYDMKLVDLAKKPEWFLEISPEGKVPVIKIDEKWIADSDVITQALEEKFPNPPLATPPEKASVGSKIFSTFIGFLKSKDPNDGTEQALLGELTAFNDYLKENGPFVNGKAVSAADLSLGPKLYHLEIALGHYKNWSVPDSLPYVKSYMKTIFSMDSFVKTRALTQDVIEGWRPKVMG